A part of Sparus aurata chromosome 19, fSpaAur1.1, whole genome shotgun sequence genomic DNA contains:
- the bhlhe22 gene encoding class E basic helix-loop-helix protein 22: MDRRMNLNGGAADIFHKTLSAVSTKKMDAFRSSAGIELPARDRQSPISCFDQNDPDPIQPGGLAGGRAGSLGLPTGSLCVNFGESANRTSVAESSGGEQSPDDDSDGRCDMVLRTGPGGKGGGGKTREQKTLRLNINARERRRMHDLNDALDELRAVIPYAHSPSVRKLSKIATLLLAKNYILMQAQALEEMRRLVAYLNQGQAISAASIPATTALAAPPSLSAYEQPPGYPPFPSGLAASSCPDKCALFNNATSSLCKQCTDKP; this comes from the coding sequence ATGGACAGGAGGATGAACTTGAACGGCGGCGCAGcggacatttttcacaaaactCTCAGCGCCGTGTCCACTAAAAAAATGGACGCGTTCAGGTCATCGGCCGGCATTGAACTACCAGCAAGAGACCGTCAGTCACCCATCAGCTGCTTTGACCAGAACGACCCAGACCCGATTCAGCCGGGAGGACTggcaggaggtagagcggggtCACTGGGTCTGCCGACCGGATCTTTGTGCGTCAATTTCGGCGAGAGCGCCAACAGGACCTCGGTGGCGGAGAGCAGCGGCGGAGAGCAGAGTCCCGACGATGACAGCGACGGCAGGTGCGACATGGTGCTTCGGACGGGGCCCGggggaaaaggaggaggtgggaaAACCAGAGAGCAGAAAACACTGAGGCTAAACATCAATgccagagagagacggaggatgCACGACCTGAACGACGCGCTGGATGAGCTCCGAGCGGTCATCCCTTACGCGCACAGCCCGTCGGTGCGGAAACTCTCCAAAATTGCCACTTTGCTGCTCGCGAAAAACTACATCCTCATGCAGGCGCAGGCTCTGGAAGAGATGAGGCGGCTGGTGGCGTATCTGAACCAGGGCCAGGCCATCTCCGCCGCCTCGATACCGGCCACCACTGCCCTCGCAGCTCCCCCGAGCTTGAGCGCGTACGAGCAGCCGCCTGGATATCCTCCCTTCCCCAGCGGACTCGCTGCGTCCTCCTGCCCCGACAAATGTGCCCTATTCAACAACGCCACCTCCAGCCTCTGCAAACAGTGCACTGACAAGCCTTAA